One part of the Rothia sp. ZJ932 genome encodes these proteins:
- a CDS encoding TatD family hydrolase → MCTPENPCYTEEQLEQLAATFDLALPSDREIHSSIFTEPVTPEEGATPPAYEAEHYNVTDEESGEGTRRRSTDGDGGRKRNLVFPPAPEPLPHPIIDNHTHMDLLDGEVAISVKDALDTGAALGIESVVQVGCDVPSSIYAVKVASSEPRVLAAVALHPNEAPKLEATGQLEKALAAIDALAAHPRVRAVGETGLDFFRTRADGIDAQERSFREHIRIAKKYGKALQIHDRDAHDDVVRILLDEGAPEKVVFHCYSGDASLAERCNDNGWYMSFAGTVTFKNSHGIQESLKIAREDLILAETDAPFLTPHPYRGRPNASYMVNYTVRFMAQHRGDDLAALCAKIHENTQAVYGTWQ, encoded by the coding sequence ATGTGTACCCCCGAAAACCCATGCTACACCGAAGAACAGTTAGAACAACTGGCTGCAACCTTTGACCTTGCTCTGCCCAGCGACCGGGAAATCCACAGTAGCATTTTTACAGAACCAGTAACTCCCGAAGAAGGGGCTACACCACCGGCTTATGAGGCTGAACACTACAACGTGACCGACGAAGAAAGCGGTGAGGGCACCCGCCGCCGTTCCACTGACGGCGACGGTGGGCGAAAGCGTAACCTGGTCTTTCCACCTGCACCGGAACCTCTACCTCACCCCATCATCGATAACCACACGCACATGGACCTACTCGACGGCGAGGTGGCGATCTCCGTTAAAGACGCCCTCGACACAGGCGCCGCGCTCGGAATCGAATCGGTAGTGCAGGTGGGGTGCGATGTGCCTTCTAGCATATATGCCGTCAAGGTCGCCTCCTCAGAACCACGCGTCCTAGCAGCTGTTGCTCTGCACCCTAATGAAGCCCCGAAACTAGAAGCCACCGGGCAGCTCGAAAAAGCCCTTGCCGCAATCGATGCGCTCGCTGCCCACCCTCGCGTCCGCGCGGTGGGGGAGACAGGTCTAGACTTCTTTAGAACACGCGCTGACGGCATTGATGCCCAAGAACGCAGCTTCCGTGAGCATATTCGCATCGCTAAAAAGTACGGCAAAGCCTTACAAATCCACGACCGCGATGCCCACGACGATGTGGTTCGTATTTTGCTGGACGAAGGCGCACCTGAGAAGGTCGTTTTCCACTGCTATTCAGGGGATGCCTCGTTAGCTGAGAGGTGTAACGATAACGGCTGGTACATGAGTTTCGCGGGCACCGTCACCTTTAAGAACTCCCACGGCATTCAGGAATCTTTAAAGATTGCCCGCGAAGATTTGATTTTGGCTGAGACCGACGCTCCTTTCTTGACGCCGCATCCTTACCGTGGGCGTCCTAACGCGTCGTACATGGTGAACTACACCGTGCGGTTTATGGCGCAGCATCGCGGTGATGACCTTGCTGCACTGTGCGCGAAGATTCATGAGAATACGCAGGCTGTATACGGCACCTGGCAGTAA
- a CDS encoding 4-diphosphocytidyl-2C-methyl-D-erythritol kinase, whose amino-acid sequence MSAASATACAPGKVNLYFAVGDVQPNGYHPVASLYAAVSLYEEVTVAVSDEPGFSVSVEIPEESVLAQMERAGDFDRSSIPLDARNLAVKAVQAVLDAQGIELGEKGLSIHIVKNVPVAGGMAGGSADAAAALKATNRCVVEAGWASKALTDDELRDLGAELGADVPFCLMGGLAIGYGTGTELTPLDVPADTQPLHLTMILSTQGLSTPAVFAELDAGRAEGRYPAPGELEVPQALIEALIDSSPSKDLAAITRHIRNDLQAPAITLQPALADVLNQQQGADAHAFVSGSGPTVAVLRAEGRYNSQTPQSKKYIAELKILDRNLV is encoded by the coding sequence ATGAGTGCTGCCTCAGCAACGGCGTGTGCCCCTGGCAAGGTAAATCTCTACTTCGCGGTGGGGGATGTTCAGCCTAACGGTTATCATCCTGTCGCTTCGTTGTATGCAGCTGTCTCCCTCTATGAAGAGGTAACGGTTGCTGTCAGCGATGAGCCAGGTTTTAGTGTGAGCGTGGAGATTCCCGAGGAATCTGTTCTAGCCCAGATGGAACGTGCAGGGGATTTTGACCGCTCGTCTATTCCCCTTGATGCTAGAAACCTTGCGGTGAAAGCTGTGCAAGCTGTTCTCGATGCTCAGGGCATTGAACTCGGGGAGAAAGGGCTTAGCATCCATATCGTCAAGAACGTGCCGGTAGCTGGTGGCATGGCTGGTGGGTCTGCGGATGCCGCCGCTGCCCTGAAAGCTACTAATCGTTGTGTTGTTGAGGCGGGCTGGGCGTCTAAGGCTCTTACTGACGATGAGCTACGTGACTTGGGCGCTGAGCTGGGTGCTGACGTGCCGTTTTGTCTGATGGGTGGGCTCGCTATCGGCTATGGCACAGGAACGGAGCTGACGCCTCTTGATGTTCCAGCAGATACGCAGCCCCTGCACCTGACGATGATTCTGAGCACTCAAGGATTATCTACACCAGCGGTTTTCGCTGAATTGGACGCAGGACGCGCTGAGGGCAGGTACCCAGCGCCGGGTGAGTTGGAAGTTCCTCAGGCTCTTATCGAAGCGCTCATTGACTCCTCACCCAGCAAAGATTTAGCGGCTATCACCCGGCACATTCGCAACGATTTGCAGGCACCGGCGATTACCTTACAACCTGCCTTAGCGGACGTTCTGAACCAACAGCAGGGAGCGGACGCACATGCCTTCGTTTCGGGGTCGGGACCGACGGTTGCAGTGCTTAGGGCAGAAGGACGGTACAATTCTCAAACTCCTCAGAGCAAAAAATACATTGCCGAGCTAAAAATTCTCGACCGAAATCTTGTTTGA
- a CDS encoding dolichyl-phosphate-mannose--protein mannosyltransferase translates to MIDTARTAPLPRVLTVKHAFTELTLRARLGVAEVTMPRYGWLAPTLVVVLAAVLRLWNLGLPHAIVFDETYYAKDAYSLLHFGNERSWADEPNDAFLAGDAASVVGTDPAYVVHPPVGKWMIAAGMAVFGDDNPVGWRVAAALVGILSVALVAVAGWMLFRSLTVATIAAFLLAIDGHHLVQSRFALLDIFLMFWLLATFVCLLADRTRSRRLLARRVAEHAAAHGGLPHDSFMRYGPMVGVRWWRLAAGFTAGMAVGVKWNALFFIAVFGVMTVLWDLNARRIVGVRRWLVAGVFKDGVLAFTYMIVLGAGWYLLTWGGWFTSDDGYNRRWAAEHPGEGVQWLPAALRSLWEYHRSAYEFHQGLDSDHTYESPAWKWLILARPTSYYYESLTQGVDGCAVEKCSAAVLNIGNPLIWWSFIAAILVALVVVLIRRDWRFIALLAVFLVGYLPWFMYPERTMFFFYALSFEPYLVLLLAGVLGLVLGRSTSSVRRRRIGVVLVGAYLVFATLLTLYFLPIWSAQVIPYEHWRWRMWFDSWI, encoded by the coding sequence GTGATAGATACTGCCCGTACTGCGCCCCTACCGCGCGTTTTGACCGTCAAACATGCTTTTACTGAGCTCACGTTGCGCGCCCGTTTAGGCGTTGCAGAGGTAACGATGCCGCGTTATGGGTGGTTAGCCCCGACGCTGGTGGTTGTGTTGGCTGCGGTGCTGCGGTTGTGGAATTTGGGGCTTCCTCACGCGATTGTTTTTGATGAGACCTATTACGCTAAAGATGCCTATTCGCTGTTGCATTTTGGCAACGAGCGGTCATGGGCTGATGAGCCCAATGATGCCTTTTTAGCAGGGGATGCCGCCAGTGTGGTGGGCACTGATCCGGCGTATGTGGTACACCCACCGGTGGGCAAGTGGATGATTGCCGCGGGCATGGCTGTCTTTGGTGATGATAACCCTGTGGGGTGGCGTGTGGCAGCAGCGCTGGTGGGCATTCTTTCAGTGGCTCTTGTTGCAGTGGCTGGGTGGATGCTTTTTCGTTCGCTGACTGTTGCCACAATTGCGGCTTTTTTGTTGGCGATTGACGGTCACCATCTGGTGCAGTCTCGCTTTGCGCTACTTGATATTTTCTTGATGTTTTGGCTGTTGGCTACCTTCGTGTGTTTATTGGCTGATAGGACGCGGTCGCGGCGGTTATTAGCCCGTAGGGTAGCTGAGCATGCTGCAGCTCATGGAGGTCTGCCGCATGATTCGTTCATGCGCTACGGACCGATGGTAGGGGTACGCTGGTGGCGTCTAGCTGCCGGTTTCACTGCGGGTATGGCAGTGGGCGTGAAGTGGAATGCCCTGTTTTTTATTGCTGTTTTTGGCGTCATGACGGTGCTCTGGGATCTCAATGCCCGCCGTATTGTGGGTGTTCGCCGCTGGTTAGTTGCCGGTGTGTTCAAAGATGGCGTTCTGGCTTTTACCTACATGATCGTACTGGGTGCTGGCTGGTATTTACTAACCTGGGGCGGCTGGTTCACGTCAGATGATGGTTACAACAGACGTTGGGCGGCGGAGCACCCCGGCGAAGGTGTGCAGTGGCTACCGGCGGCATTGCGTTCTTTGTGGGAATACCACCGGAGTGCCTACGAATTTCATCAAGGTTTGGATTCCGATCACACCTACGAATCTCCTGCGTGGAAATGGCTGATTCTTGCACGCCCCACCTCTTACTATTATGAATCTCTTACTCAGGGTGTTGATGGCTGTGCCGTTGAGAAGTGTTCTGCCGCAGTGCTGAATATAGGTAACCCGCTGATTTGGTGGTCGTTTATTGCAGCCATCCTTGTTGCTTTAGTAGTGGTTTTGATTCGTAGAGACTGGCGTTTTATTGCCCTCTTAGCAGTATTTTTGGTGGGTTATCTTCCCTGGTTTATGTACCCGGAACGCACCATGTTCTTCTTCTATGCTCTTTCTTTTGAGCCGTATCTGGTGCTACTTCTGGCAGGGGTGCTGGGGCTTGTGCTAGGACGCAGCACCTCTAGCGTGCGTAGACGCCGCATCGGCGTGGTGCTCGTCGGTGCTTACCTGGTCTTTGCTACCCTCTTGACCCTCTACTTCCTGCCCATTTGGAGTGCCCAGGTTATTCCCTACGAGCACTGGCGCTGGCGCATGTGGTTTGATTCGTGGATCTAA
- a CDS encoding ABC-F family ATP-binding cassette domain-containing protein: MAHLLGGEALHLEFPTRTVFEGITVGVNEGNRIGIVGRNGDGKSTLLKLLGGRLAPDSGKVTVRGGTRIGFLDQSDILDNSHTVGSAIVGDTPEYEWASNPLIRDVISGLVSDLDWNASVVSLSGGQRRRVALASLLAGDWDVLMLDEPTNHLDVEAITWLAQHLKNRWNKNAGGLLTVTHDRWFLDEICTDTWEVHDGIVEPFEGGYAAYILQRVERDRQAAASEAKRQNLMRKELAWLRRGAPARTSKPKFRIDAANELISDVPPVRNKVELSQMAVSRLGKDVVDIENVDVSFEDPTQPGGTRNVLKKVTWRIAPGERTGIMGVNGAGKSTLLGLVTKAVTPSSGRVKHGKTVVVATLTQQLDELKEVENDRVSDVIGRKKTSYVAGGKEMTPVQLLERLGFTSAQLSTPVKDLSGGQKRRLQLLLILLDEPNVLILDEPSNDLDTDMLAAMEDLLDTWPGTLLVVSHDRYLMERVTDQQYALIDGTFRHLPGGVDQYLELSSTGSAGRGAGVIGSASPLEKSVNSSDEPKASGAEVRAAQKEINQIDRKLTKLANEKEKLHLKMAEHDQSDYAGLAELSSSIQAIDNQVEELEIRWMEISEIIER; this comes from the coding sequence GTGGCACATTTACTTGGCGGCGAAGCGCTGCACCTAGAATTTCCTACCCGTACTGTCTTTGAGGGCATCACCGTGGGTGTCAATGAAGGCAACCGCATCGGCATCGTTGGTCGTAACGGTGACGGCAAGTCTACCCTCCTTAAACTTTTGGGCGGACGCCTCGCCCCAGATTCCGGCAAGGTGACTGTACGCGGCGGCACCCGCATTGGTTTTCTTGACCAGTCTGATATTCTCGACAACAGCCATACCGTAGGTTCTGCCATTGTGGGCGATACCCCCGAATACGAGTGGGCTTCGAACCCGCTGATTCGTGATGTTATTTCTGGTCTGGTTTCTGACCTTGACTGGAACGCTTCCGTCGTTTCCCTCTCAGGTGGTCAGCGTCGTCGTGTAGCACTGGCGTCCCTGCTTGCCGGTGACTGGGATGTACTGATGCTTGATGAGCCAACCAACCACCTCGACGTTGAGGCAATTACCTGGTTAGCGCAGCACCTGAAAAACCGCTGGAACAAGAACGCTGGTGGTCTGCTGACGGTTACTCACGACCGCTGGTTTCTCGATGAAATTTGTACTGATACGTGGGAGGTCCACGACGGCATTGTAGAACCTTTTGAAGGCGGTTATGCTGCCTATATTCTGCAGCGCGTAGAACGCGACCGCCAGGCAGCAGCTTCAGAAGCAAAACGCCAGAACCTTATGCGCAAAGAACTGGCGTGGCTACGCCGCGGTGCTCCCGCCCGCACGTCCAAACCCAAGTTCCGTATTGATGCCGCTAATGAGCTCATCTCAGACGTCCCCCCGGTGCGTAATAAGGTCGAGCTGTCACAGATGGCAGTATCTCGACTGGGCAAGGATGTTGTCGATATCGAGAACGTTGATGTTTCTTTTGAGGACCCCACCCAGCCTGGCGGCACCCGTAATGTGCTGAAGAAAGTTACCTGGCGCATTGCTCCCGGTGAACGCACCGGAATTATGGGTGTCAACGGCGCGGGTAAGTCTACTCTACTAGGTCTCGTCACGAAAGCAGTTACCCCATCAAGCGGACGCGTCAAGCACGGCAAAACAGTTGTTGTTGCTACCTTAACTCAGCAGTTAGATGAGCTTAAGGAGGTAGAGAACGACCGCGTTTCAGACGTTATTGGACGAAAGAAAACCTCGTATGTAGCTGGTGGTAAGGAGATGACTCCCGTGCAGCTCCTTGAGCGTCTAGGGTTTACCTCTGCCCAGCTTTCCACCCCCGTGAAGGATCTCTCGGGCGGTCAGAAGCGCCGTTTGCAGCTTCTGCTGATTCTTCTGGATGAGCCCAACGTTTTGATTCTCGATGAGCCTTCCAACGATCTTGATACAGATATGTTGGCAGCTATGGAGGATTTACTCGACACTTGGCCCGGCACCCTGCTGGTTGTCTCCCACGACCGCTACCTCATGGAACGCGTTACTGACCAGCAGTACGCCCTGATTGACGGTACGTTCAGACATCTGCCCGGTGGTGTGGATCAATACCTTGAGCTTTCCTCCACTGGTTCAGCAGGACGCGGCGCCGGAGTTATTGGCTCAGCATCCCCCCTTGAGAAGTCAGTCAACAGCTCTGATGAGCCTAAAGCATCCGGTGCGGAGGTACGTGCCGCCCAAAAAGAAATCAACCAGATTGACCGCAAACTGACTAAGCTGGCTAATGAGAAAGAAAAGCTGCATCTGAAAATGGCTGAACATGACCAGTCGGACTACGCCGGTCTCGCTGAGCTCAGTTCTTCTATCCAAGCAATCGACAATCAGGTCGAAGAACTGGAAATACGATGGATGGAAATCTCGGAGATTATAGAGAGGTAA
- the rsmA gene encoding 16S rRNA (adenine(1518)-N(6)/adenine(1519)-N(6))-dimethyltransferase RsmA yields the protein MENQLLGPQEIRELAAVLGIRPTKTLGQNFVIDPNTIRRIIAAAHIDPDETVLEVGPGLGSLTLGILDAAKDMVAVEIDPPLAEQLPLTVAKFRPGAEERIDVVLNDAMKVMELPKIPTALVANLPYNVAVPVLIHLLGQFPSIEHALVMVQDEVADRLAAQPGSKIYGVPSVKANWFCEVSKAGVIGTNVFWPAPKIKSGLVAFKRRPELLSDVSRQLVFDIIDAAFAQRRKTLRAALGPWAGSPARAGEVLDAAGIDSSLRGEKLDIFGFIKIAEAYRDHFMEQA from the coding sequence ATGGAAAATCAACTTCTCGGCCCGCAAGAAATTCGCGAACTCGCCGCTGTGCTGGGCATTCGACCGACTAAAACCCTGGGGCAGAACTTCGTTATTGACCCCAATACTATTCGCCGCATTATTGCAGCGGCGCACATTGACCCGGATGAGACGGTGTTAGAGGTAGGCCCTGGCCTTGGCTCTCTCACCCTGGGTATTTTGGACGCTGCAAAAGACATGGTTGCGGTTGAGATCGATCCTCCGCTGGCTGAGCAACTGCCGCTAACGGTTGCTAAGTTCCGCCCCGGTGCTGAGGAGCGGATTGATGTGGTGCTTAACGACGCTATGAAGGTGATGGAGCTACCCAAGATCCCCACCGCTTTGGTTGCTAATCTGCCCTATAACGTCGCGGTACCGGTGTTGATTCACTTACTGGGGCAGTTCCCCAGCATTGAGCACGCCCTGGTGATGGTTCAGGACGAGGTTGCTGACCGTCTTGCTGCTCAGCCGGGTTCAAAGATTTACGGTGTTCCTAGCGTGAAAGCTAACTGGTTCTGCGAGGTTTCTAAGGCCGGTGTTATCGGCACTAACGTTTTTTGGCCCGCACCCAAGATCAAGTCGGGTCTTGTGGCTTTCAAACGCCGTCCTGAACTTCTGTCTGATGTTTCGCGCCAGCTGGTCTTCGATATTATCGATGCAGCTTTTGCTCAGCGTCGCAAAACCCTTCGCGCTGCCCTTGGTCCGTGGGCAGGTAGCCCTGCTCGCGCTGGTGAGGTTTTAGATGCTGCCGGTATTGACTCGTCGCTTCGCGGTGAGAAGCTCGATATTTTCGGATTTATAAAAATCGCTGAAGCATACCGGGATCACTTTATGGAGCAGGCATGA
- a CDS encoding low molecular weight phosphatase family protein, which produces MSRFNVSALLKRRESPAAAGSPPADELNTILYVCTGNIARSASAQLISQHRSWNEGWVFDSAGIGAVVGSGVAPDIDHELLDRGIDISGYKAKQLTREIAESAALIVAMDHSHRKWIIREWPHLHHRVVLLKQIQRVRAEAGRRVEAISYLQQMDIPVRSSDDIADPYRLGVQAARTAVEEVEDGLDVLLPWLGFFER; this is translated from the coding sequence GTGTCTAGATTTAACGTTTCTGCCCTGTTAAAGCGCAGGGAATCACCGGCTGCGGCGGGTTCGCCTCCTGCAGATGAGCTGAACACTATCTTGTATGTGTGTACCGGCAATATCGCGCGGAGTGCCTCTGCTCAGCTTATTTCTCAGCACCGTAGCTGGAACGAGGGCTGGGTTTTCGATAGCGCAGGTATTGGTGCTGTGGTCGGCTCGGGTGTTGCACCTGACATTGACCATGAGTTGCTTGATCGTGGTATTGATATTTCAGGATATAAGGCTAAGCAGCTCACCCGTGAGATTGCCGAGAGCGCCGCTCTTATTGTTGCTATGGATCATAGCCACCGTAAGTGGATTATTCGTGAGTGGCCGCACCTGCATCACCGGGTAGTTTTGCTGAAACAAATTCAGCGCGTCAGGGCAGAAGCAGGACGCAGAGTTGAGGCTATCTCTTACCTGCAACAGATGGATATTCCGGTGCGTAGTAGCGATGATATTGCTGATCCCTATCGGTTGGGTGTGCAAGCGGCTCGCACTGCTGTGGAAGAAGTCGAGGACGGCTTGGACGTACTATTGCCGTGGTTGGGCTTCTTTGAGAGGTAG
- the rsmI gene encoding 16S rRNA (cytidine(1402)-2'-O)-methyltransferase: MHTDDINDPRTPLDSAAPLVDEELASPPVRTDGVLILGGTPIGNLGDATTRLKEYLASADIIAVEDTRTLRKLASGLGVKITGRTIVNHDHNEAGRSTQIVEAIQDGQTVLLLSDAGMPTVSDPGYAAAQAVADAGLPVTVAPGPSAVLSALAVSGLPTGRFTFEGFLARKGSDRTRRLASLAREERTMVFYESPHRLSATLKDFADTFGLQRRAVICRELTKLHEEIIRGTLAELVAWADDSERIRGEIALVIEGAPEPKVQDAADLTERVLALVNEGMRLKAATAQIAAETGASKRDLYEATLAAR, from the coding sequence ATGCACACCGACGATATCAATGACCCCCGCACCCCTCTTGATTCTGCTGCCCCCCTGGTAGACGAGGAACTCGCGAGCCCCCCTGTACGCACTGACGGCGTGCTTATACTGGGCGGAACCCCCATCGGAAACCTCGGCGATGCCACTACCCGCCTCAAAGAATACCTTGCCTCAGCCGATATTATCGCCGTCGAAGATACCCGAACTCTGCGTAAACTCGCCAGCGGTCTGGGTGTAAAAATCACCGGACGTACCATCGTCAACCACGACCACAACGAAGCCGGTCGTAGCACTCAAATCGTTGAAGCGATCCAAGACGGTCAAACCGTGCTGCTCCTCTCAGATGCCGGCATGCCCACAGTCTCAGACCCAGGGTACGCCGCCGCACAAGCTGTAGCCGACGCCGGTTTGCCGGTAACCGTAGCACCTGGCCCATCTGCGGTACTCAGCGCGCTCGCGGTCTCAGGTTTGCCGACCGGACGCTTTACCTTCGAAGGCTTTCTCGCGCGCAAGGGATCAGACCGTACCCGCCGTTTGGCGTCTCTAGCGAGGGAAGAGCGAACCATGGTCTTTTACGAATCCCCGCACCGCCTCTCCGCGACCCTCAAAGACTTCGCTGACACTTTCGGGCTACAGCGCCGTGCGGTCATTTGCCGGGAGCTCACAAAACTGCACGAAGAAATCATCCGAGGCACCCTCGCTGAACTCGTAGCCTGGGCAGATGACAGCGAACGCATCCGCGGCGAGATTGCCCTGGTCATAGAAGGCGCACCAGAACCCAAGGTGCAGGACGCCGCGGATCTGACCGAGCGCGTCCTCGCCCTCGTCAACGAAGGAATGCGGTTAAAAGCTGCCACCGCTCAAATTGCCGCAGAAACCGGTGCGAGCAAACGTGATTTATACGAAGCGACCCTGGCTGCACGGTAA
- a CDS encoding glycosyltransferase, whose translation MKKRDTYKCLVLTKGSAHLGPYGIDKLKNFDFEITEKKPAEHKLHVKIRDFFEHRYNTPIDKTIRSLFLAYQSDVVLAFLENEALFASWMKSKGIKPYADKPLAVLVCWLADDLEKMSPSQAQKEVRKYSGVDLFFVFSQNQVEILARHGIPKDKIKSVNFGFAPGLFSTRNFHLRSGNMVAVGVDRGRDYNLLVNALKGTDIIIDLYTKPEVYASLPQSSQIIFKGLVTYDKYREILATAKAVIIPSKLMAYPSGQTVAIEAGGTGAPVLISQTPALSQYFNSTNSLQYTPGDEEDLREQLIRMDSDDALRESLSQEIGRDMHSNFTYEQMWQTISSEILNLLNKKR comes from the coding sequence ATGAAAAAACGTGATACATACAAATGTCTCGTCCTCACGAAAGGTTCAGCACACCTTGGACCTTACGGTATCGACAAACTTAAAAATTTTGACTTTGAGATTACAGAGAAGAAACCTGCTGAACACAAATTACATGTCAAAATCCGGGATTTCTTTGAGCACCGTTATAACACACCCATCGATAAGACTATTCGCAGTCTTTTTTTAGCGTACCAATCAGATGTTGTCTTAGCGTTTTTAGAAAATGAGGCACTATTCGCGTCCTGGATGAAGTCCAAGGGAATTAAACCCTATGCAGATAAACCTTTAGCTGTTCTGGTTTGTTGGCTTGCTGATGATCTTGAAAAAATGTCTCCCTCACAGGCCCAGAAAGAAGTTAGAAAATATTCTGGAGTAGATTTATTCTTTGTTTTTAGCCAAAATCAGGTTGAAATTTTAGCAAGGCATGGAATCCCAAAAGATAAAATCAAAAGCGTAAATTTTGGTTTTGCACCAGGTTTATTCTCCACTAGAAATTTCCACTTGCGATCCGGAAATATGGTAGCTGTGGGTGTTGATAGAGGACGCGATTATAACCTTTTGGTCAATGCGTTAAAGGGAACTGATATCATTATTGATCTTTACACAAAGCCAGAAGTATATGCTAGTCTTCCCCAGTCATCGCAGATTATCTTCAAAGGGCTGGTTACTTATGATAAATATAGGGAAATTCTCGCGACTGCAAAAGCAGTAATCATACCCTCAAAGCTCATGGCCTACCCCTCAGGACAGACGGTTGCTATAGAGGCTGGCGGCACTGGGGCCCCGGTACTCATTAGCCAAACCCCTGCTCTCTCACAGTACTTTAACTCAACTAATTCCTTACAGTACACCCCTGGAGACGAAGAAGACCTGCGAGAGCAGTTGATTCGCATGGACTCGGATGATGCACTTCGAGAGTCTCTAAGCCAGGAGATAGGACGAGATATGCATTCTAACTTCACTTACGAACAGATGTGGCAGACAATATCAAGTGAAATCCTGAATCTGCTCAATAAGAAGCGATAA
- a CDS encoding glycosyltransferase family 4 protein: protein MDTTNQKTKLALFSTWDFSSPYAWSGVVHNITRTLSQHADLITAQVPQAEVALIDRVLAKASGAITNRQYLPSHSLATSWKQSKIAKKKIEQVSGNDHVLVSLAASTSSLFMPSDQPLIQIADSSFASMARSYFADNRLSRISYTQGVLIDKRVATRTNHYTVASEWSASVLMKDLGIAAQKITVIPFGPGTVPPKNPVSDQALIPTSGTLRLLLVASDWKRKGGDDALEIVAAVRKYRDVELTIVGNAPNRLPRWANHVGKVSRNVLSQLYDTHDLLLEPTQASAGGVVVTDAIAHQLPVIARQVGGLSTLIQDHQTGFLIENSPDFIRTATGVLSHINPDEIFEMKHRCSIDYAQRLNWGSWAQSFCSVASQVSSH, encoded by the coding sequence ATGGATACAACCAATCAAAAAACCAAGCTGGCACTTTTTTCAACATGGGATTTTTCTAGCCCCTATGCTTGGTCTGGAGTCGTACATAATATAACCCGTACACTGTCACAACATGCCGACCTAATAACCGCTCAGGTTCCTCAGGCTGAAGTTGCTCTGATAGATAGGGTTTTAGCAAAAGCTTCCGGGGCAATAACGAATCGACAGTATCTGCCCTCCCACTCCCTTGCAACATCATGGAAGCAGAGCAAAATCGCAAAGAAAAAAATTGAACAGGTCAGCGGTAATGACCATGTTCTGGTGTCTTTGGCGGCTTCTACAAGCAGTCTATTCATGCCCAGCGACCAGCCACTCATTCAGATCGCTGACTCGTCCTTCGCTTCGATGGCAAGGTCGTATTTCGCTGATAATCGGCTTAGCAGGATCTCATACACCCAAGGTGTACTCATTGATAAAAGAGTTGCTACTAGAACAAACCATTACACTGTAGCAAGTGAGTGGTCTGCCAGCGTCCTGATGAAAGACCTCGGTATAGCAGCCCAAAAAATCACGGTTATACCGTTCGGTCCAGGAACTGTTCCTCCTAAAAATCCAGTGTCAGACCAGGCTCTTATTCCTACCTCTGGCACTCTCAGACTTCTTCTCGTTGCCTCAGATTGGAAACGAAAAGGTGGAGATGATGCTCTCGAAATTGTTGCCGCAGTTAGAAAATACAGAGATGTCGAACTTACGATTGTAGGTAATGCACCCAACCGCCTACCTCGCTGGGCTAATCACGTTGGAAAGGTTTCACGCAACGTACTTTCGCAGCTTTATGACACTCATGATTTGCTTTTAGAACCCACACAGGCGAGTGCAGGTGGTGTGGTTGTTACTGATGCGATTGCTCATCAATTACCAGTCATTGCAAGACAGGTAGGAGGCCTATCTACTCTAATCCAGGATCACCAAACAGGCTTCTTAATCGAAAACAGTCCTGATTTCATACGCACAGCGACCGGGGTACTTTCACATATCAACCCTGATGAAATTTTCGAGATGAAGCATCGATGCTCCATCGATTATGCGCAACGACTCAATTGGGGTAGTTGGGCACAAAGTTTCTGCTCAGTAGCGTCGCAGGTATCCTCACATTAA